In the genome of Neofelis nebulosa isolate mNeoNeb1 chromosome 6, mNeoNeb1.pri, whole genome shotgun sequence, one region contains:
- the LOC131513990 gene encoding butyrophilin-like protein 1 isoform X7, which produces MVGSPGYYAGFLLPVLLLQVSTWYSTVSGFSVKGPVEPIVVLLGADAILPCQLSPEQSATHMHIRWYRAQLSPAVLVYQNGQEQSGKQMLEYRGRTELVRDSISKGGVALLIQHVRASDHGQYWCHFKDGHSSQEAVVELHVIGLGSVPRVHMMGPEDGGIRVLCSAEGWFPKPRVQWSDMMGVKLQSLTESHTQDEDGLFHVEASLVVTDSSLDNVTCSIQNPLSGQEKVSAIFLPEPFFPRMSPWKAALVGTVPVLVLLLTGISYIGWREHQAKEREVKKRKKESQERDQMENEKELALKAKENLKEELEQRKALYHLVWKKALLYPDWRKEQFQPATVTVNQEIFHQNNSDPERKENFKEETHDLSLRDKQGDCNLITLNQQDFTSGKHYWEVDVKDADEWTLGIYENPTDSRELSKDLQNKKFRVLEKKGCEYRALTYCLQNISLQECLLIKKCPQKIVIFLDYEDNDISFYDMNEGTHIFSFTQASFSGSLYPYFNLKSMKLSL; this is translated from the exons ATGGTGGGCTCTCCTGGCTATTATGCTGGcttcctccttcctgtcctcCTTCTCCAGGTGTCTACATGGTACTCAACAG TGTCCGGATTTTCTGTAAAGGGACCGGTTGAGCCAATTGTGGTTCTGCTAGGGGCAGATGCCATTCTGCCTTGCCAGCTGTCCCCTGAGCAGAGTGCAACCCACATGCACATCCGGTGGTACCGAGCCCAACTCTCCCCTGCTGTGCTTGTGTACCAGAATGGACAAGAACAAAGTGGGAAGCAAATGCTGGAATACCGTGGCAGGACAGAGTTGGTGAGGGACTCCATCAGCAAAGGGGGTGTGGCCCTGCTGATCCAACATGTCCGTGCTTCTGATCATGGCCAGTACTGGTGTCATTTTAAAGATGGTCACAGTTCCCAAGAAGCCGTTGTGGAGCTGCATGTTATAG ggttgggctctgtgcctcgTGTTCACATGATGGGGCCCGAGGATGGTGGGATACGAGTACTGTGCTCTGCAGAAGGCTGGTTCCCAAAACCCAGGGTACAGTGGAGTGACATGATGGGTGTGAAGCTACAGTCTCTCACTGAGTCTCACACCCAAGATGAAGATGGGCTCTTCCATGTGGAAGCATCTCTTGTGGTCACAGACAGCTCTCTGGACAATGTGACCTGTTCCATCCAGAATCCCCTCTCTGGTCAGGAGAAAGTGTCAGCCATCTTCCTCCCAG AGCCCTTCTTCCCCAGGATGTCTCCATGGAAGGCAGCCCTGGTTGGGACAGTCCCTGTGCTGGTACTCCTCCTCACTGGGATCAGCTACATTGGCTGGAGAGAACACCAAGccaaagaaagagaagtaaagaaaaggaagaaagaatctcAGGAAAGAGATCAGATGGAGAATGAAAAGGAATTGGCACTTAAGGCGAAAG AGAACCTCAAGGAAGAACTTG AACAGCGAAAGGCACTATACCATTTAG TTTGGAAGAAGGCCCTGCTGTATCCTG ACTGGAGGAAGGAACAGTTCCAGCCTG CCACTGTGACTGTAAATCAGGAAATCTTTCATCAGAATAATTCTGacccagagagaaaagagaacttcAAAGAGGAAACACACGATCTATCTCTCAGGGATAAGCAAGGAGACTGCAACCTTATCACACTGAATCAGCAAGACTTCACCTCAGGAAAACATTACTGGGAAGTGGATGTTAAGGACGCTGATGAGTGGACTCTAGGCATTTATGAGAATCCCACAGACAGCAGGGAGTTATCCAAAGATCTACAAAACAAGAAATTCAGAGTCTTAGAGAAGAAAGGATGTGAATACAGGGCTCTCACCTATTGCCTCCAAAACATTTCTCTGCAAGAGTGTCTCTTGATAAAAAAGTGTCCACAAAAGATTGTGATTTTTTTGGATTATGAGGATAATGACATTTCTTTCTATGACATGAATGAGGGTACCCACATCTTCTCCTTCACCCAGGCAAGTTTCTCTGGGTCACTCTATCCTTACTTCAACCTTAAATCCATGAAGCTCTCCTTATAG
- the LOC131513990 gene encoding butyrophilin-like protein 1 isoform X4: MLTTRTTRVLLPCQSEYFVLLLSVLKKMVGSPGYYAGFLLPVLLLQVSTWYSTVSGFSVKGPVEPIVVLLGADAILPCQLSPEQSATHMHIRWYRAQLSPAVLVYQNGQEQSGKQMLEYRGRTELVRDSISKGGVALLIQHVRASDHGQYWCHFKDGHSSQEAVVELHVIGLGSVPRVHMMGPEDGGIRVLCSAEGWFPKPRVQWSDMMGVKLQSLTESHTQDEDGLFHVEASLVVTDSSLDNVTCSIQNPLSGQEKVSAIFLPEPFFPRMSPWKAALVGTVPVLVLLLTGISYIGWREHQAKEREVKKRKKESQERDQMENEKELALKAKENLKEELEQRKALYHLVWKKALLYPDWRKEQFQPATVTVNQEIFHQNNSDPERKENFKEETHDLSLRDKQGDCNLITLNQQDFTSGKHYWEVDVKDADEWTLGIYENPTDSRELSKDLQNKKFRVLEKKGCEYRALTYCLQNISLQECLLIKKCPQKIVIFLDYEDNDISFYDMNEGTHIFSFTQASFSGSLYPYFNLKSMKLSL; this comes from the exons ATGCTGACCACGAGAACAACCAG AGTACTTCTTCCTTGTCAGAGTGAATATTTTGTGCTTTTACTTTCTGTTCTGAAGAAGATGGTGGGCTCTCCTGGCTATTATGCTGGcttcctccttcctgtcctcCTTCTCCAGGTGTCTACATGGTACTCAACAG TGTCCGGATTTTCTGTAAAGGGACCGGTTGAGCCAATTGTGGTTCTGCTAGGGGCAGATGCCATTCTGCCTTGCCAGCTGTCCCCTGAGCAGAGTGCAACCCACATGCACATCCGGTGGTACCGAGCCCAACTCTCCCCTGCTGTGCTTGTGTACCAGAATGGACAAGAACAAAGTGGGAAGCAAATGCTGGAATACCGTGGCAGGACAGAGTTGGTGAGGGACTCCATCAGCAAAGGGGGTGTGGCCCTGCTGATCCAACATGTCCGTGCTTCTGATCATGGCCAGTACTGGTGTCATTTTAAAGATGGTCACAGTTCCCAAGAAGCCGTTGTGGAGCTGCATGTTATAG ggttgggctctgtgcctcgTGTTCACATGATGGGGCCCGAGGATGGTGGGATACGAGTACTGTGCTCTGCAGAAGGCTGGTTCCCAAAACCCAGGGTACAGTGGAGTGACATGATGGGTGTGAAGCTACAGTCTCTCACTGAGTCTCACACCCAAGATGAAGATGGGCTCTTCCATGTGGAAGCATCTCTTGTGGTCACAGACAGCTCTCTGGACAATGTGACCTGTTCCATCCAGAATCCCCTCTCTGGTCAGGAGAAAGTGTCAGCCATCTTCCTCCCAG AGCCCTTCTTCCCCAGGATGTCTCCATGGAAGGCAGCCCTGGTTGGGACAGTCCCTGTGCTGGTACTCCTCCTCACTGGGATCAGCTACATTGGCTGGAGAGAACACCAAGccaaagaaagagaagtaaagaaaaggaagaaagaatctcAGGAAAGAGATCAGATGGAGAATGAAAAGGAATTGGCACTTAAGGCGAAAG AGAACCTCAAGGAAGAACTTG AACAGCGAAAGGCACTATACCATTTAG TTTGGAAGAAGGCCCTGCTGTATCCTG ACTGGAGGAAGGAACAGTTCCAGCCTG CCACTGTGACTGTAAATCAGGAAATCTTTCATCAGAATAATTCTGacccagagagaaaagagaacttcAAAGAGGAAACACACGATCTATCTCTCAGGGATAAGCAAGGAGACTGCAACCTTATCACACTGAATCAGCAAGACTTCACCTCAGGAAAACATTACTGGGAAGTGGATGTTAAGGACGCTGATGAGTGGACTCTAGGCATTTATGAGAATCCCACAGACAGCAGGGAGTTATCCAAAGATCTACAAAACAAGAAATTCAGAGTCTTAGAGAAGAAAGGATGTGAATACAGGGCTCTCACCTATTGCCTCCAAAACATTTCTCTGCAAGAGTGTCTCTTGATAAAAAAGTGTCCACAAAAGATTGTGATTTTTTTGGATTATGAGGATAATGACATTTCTTTCTATGACATGAATGAGGGTACCCACATCTTCTCCTTCACCCAGGCAAGTTTCTCTGGGTCACTCTATCCTTACTTCAACCTTAAATCCATGAAGCTCTCCTTATAG
- the LOC131513990 gene encoding butyrophilin-like protein 1 isoform X2 translates to MLTTRTTRYQLSLELGLVVALRRSGVSRKPLAQSGCEKEMCGDVEMVGSPGYYAGFLLPVLLLQVSTWYSTVSGFSVKGPVEPIVVLLGADAILPCQLSPEQSATHMHIRWYRAQLSPAVLVYQNGQEQSGKQMLEYRGRTELVRDSISKGGVALLIQHVRASDHGQYWCHFKDGHSSQEAVVELHVIGLGSVPRVHMMGPEDGGIRVLCSAEGWFPKPRVQWSDMMGVKLQSLTESHTQDEDGLFHVEASLVVTDSSLDNVTCSIQNPLSGQEKVSAIFLPEPFFPRMSPWKAALVGTVPVLVLLLTGISYIGWREHQAKEREVKKRKKESQERDQMENEKELALKAKENLKEELEQRKALYHLVWKKALLYPDWRKEQFQPATVTVNQEIFHQNNSDPERKENFKEETHDLSLRDKQGDCNLITLNQQDFTSGKHYWEVDVKDADEWTLGIYENPTDSRELSKDLQNKKFRVLEKKGCEYRALTYCLQNISLQECLLIKKCPQKIVIFLDYEDNDISFYDMNEGTHIFSFTQASFSGSLYPYFNLKSMKLSL, encoded by the exons ATGCTGACCACGAGAACAACCAGGTACCAATTGTCTCTGGAGCTGGGACTTGTAGTTGCACTGAGGAGATCAGGAGTTTCCAGGAAGCCCCTGGCTCAATCTGGATGTGAGAAAGAAATGTGTGGTGATGTGGAG ATGGTGGGCTCTCCTGGCTATTATGCTGGcttcctccttcctgtcctcCTTCTCCAGGTGTCTACATGGTACTCAACAG TGTCCGGATTTTCTGTAAAGGGACCGGTTGAGCCAATTGTGGTTCTGCTAGGGGCAGATGCCATTCTGCCTTGCCAGCTGTCCCCTGAGCAGAGTGCAACCCACATGCACATCCGGTGGTACCGAGCCCAACTCTCCCCTGCTGTGCTTGTGTACCAGAATGGACAAGAACAAAGTGGGAAGCAAATGCTGGAATACCGTGGCAGGACAGAGTTGGTGAGGGACTCCATCAGCAAAGGGGGTGTGGCCCTGCTGATCCAACATGTCCGTGCTTCTGATCATGGCCAGTACTGGTGTCATTTTAAAGATGGTCACAGTTCCCAAGAAGCCGTTGTGGAGCTGCATGTTATAG ggttgggctctgtgcctcgTGTTCACATGATGGGGCCCGAGGATGGTGGGATACGAGTACTGTGCTCTGCAGAAGGCTGGTTCCCAAAACCCAGGGTACAGTGGAGTGACATGATGGGTGTGAAGCTACAGTCTCTCACTGAGTCTCACACCCAAGATGAAGATGGGCTCTTCCATGTGGAAGCATCTCTTGTGGTCACAGACAGCTCTCTGGACAATGTGACCTGTTCCATCCAGAATCCCCTCTCTGGTCAGGAGAAAGTGTCAGCCATCTTCCTCCCAG AGCCCTTCTTCCCCAGGATGTCTCCATGGAAGGCAGCCCTGGTTGGGACAGTCCCTGTGCTGGTACTCCTCCTCACTGGGATCAGCTACATTGGCTGGAGAGAACACCAAGccaaagaaagagaagtaaagaaaaggaagaaagaatctcAGGAAAGAGATCAGATGGAGAATGAAAAGGAATTGGCACTTAAGGCGAAAG AGAACCTCAAGGAAGAACTTG AACAGCGAAAGGCACTATACCATTTAG TTTGGAAGAAGGCCCTGCTGTATCCTG ACTGGAGGAAGGAACAGTTCCAGCCTG CCACTGTGACTGTAAATCAGGAAATCTTTCATCAGAATAATTCTGacccagagagaaaagagaacttcAAAGAGGAAACACACGATCTATCTCTCAGGGATAAGCAAGGAGACTGCAACCTTATCACACTGAATCAGCAAGACTTCACCTCAGGAAAACATTACTGGGAAGTGGATGTTAAGGACGCTGATGAGTGGACTCTAGGCATTTATGAGAATCCCACAGACAGCAGGGAGTTATCCAAAGATCTACAAAACAAGAAATTCAGAGTCTTAGAGAAGAAAGGATGTGAATACAGGGCTCTCACCTATTGCCTCCAAAACATTTCTCTGCAAGAGTGTCTCTTGATAAAAAAGTGTCCACAAAAGATTGTGATTTTTTTGGATTATGAGGATAATGACATTTCTTTCTATGACATGAATGAGGGTACCCACATCTTCTCCTTCACCCAGGCAAGTTTCTCTGGGTCACTCTATCCTTACTTCAACCTTAAATCCATGAAGCTCTCCTTATAG
- the LOC131513990 gene encoding butyrophilin-like protein 1 isoform X6 yields MWRVLLPCQSEYFVLLLSVLKKMVGSPGYYAGFLLPVLLLQVSTWYSTVSGFSVKGPVEPIVVLLGADAILPCQLSPEQSATHMHIRWYRAQLSPAVLVYQNGQEQSGKQMLEYRGRTELVRDSISKGGVALLIQHVRASDHGQYWCHFKDGHSSQEAVVELHVIGLGSVPRVHMMGPEDGGIRVLCSAEGWFPKPRVQWSDMMGVKLQSLTESHTQDEDGLFHVEASLVVTDSSLDNVTCSIQNPLSGQEKVSAIFLPEPFFPRMSPWKAALVGTVPVLVLLLTGISYIGWREHQAKEREVKKRKKESQERDQMENEKELALKAKENLKEELEQRKALYHLVWKKALLYPDWRKEQFQPATVTVNQEIFHQNNSDPERKENFKEETHDLSLRDKQGDCNLITLNQQDFTSGKHYWEVDVKDADEWTLGIYENPTDSRELSKDLQNKKFRVLEKKGCEYRALTYCLQNISLQECLLIKKCPQKIVIFLDYEDNDISFYDMNEGTHIFSFTQASFSGSLYPYFNLKSMKLSL; encoded by the exons ATGTGGAG AGTACTTCTTCCTTGTCAGAGTGAATATTTTGTGCTTTTACTTTCTGTTCTGAAGAAGATGGTGGGCTCTCCTGGCTATTATGCTGGcttcctccttcctgtcctcCTTCTCCAGGTGTCTACATGGTACTCAACAG TGTCCGGATTTTCTGTAAAGGGACCGGTTGAGCCAATTGTGGTTCTGCTAGGGGCAGATGCCATTCTGCCTTGCCAGCTGTCCCCTGAGCAGAGTGCAACCCACATGCACATCCGGTGGTACCGAGCCCAACTCTCCCCTGCTGTGCTTGTGTACCAGAATGGACAAGAACAAAGTGGGAAGCAAATGCTGGAATACCGTGGCAGGACAGAGTTGGTGAGGGACTCCATCAGCAAAGGGGGTGTGGCCCTGCTGATCCAACATGTCCGTGCTTCTGATCATGGCCAGTACTGGTGTCATTTTAAAGATGGTCACAGTTCCCAAGAAGCCGTTGTGGAGCTGCATGTTATAG ggttgggctctgtgcctcgTGTTCACATGATGGGGCCCGAGGATGGTGGGATACGAGTACTGTGCTCTGCAGAAGGCTGGTTCCCAAAACCCAGGGTACAGTGGAGTGACATGATGGGTGTGAAGCTACAGTCTCTCACTGAGTCTCACACCCAAGATGAAGATGGGCTCTTCCATGTGGAAGCATCTCTTGTGGTCACAGACAGCTCTCTGGACAATGTGACCTGTTCCATCCAGAATCCCCTCTCTGGTCAGGAGAAAGTGTCAGCCATCTTCCTCCCAG AGCCCTTCTTCCCCAGGATGTCTCCATGGAAGGCAGCCCTGGTTGGGACAGTCCCTGTGCTGGTACTCCTCCTCACTGGGATCAGCTACATTGGCTGGAGAGAACACCAAGccaaagaaagagaagtaaagaaaaggaagaaagaatctcAGGAAAGAGATCAGATGGAGAATGAAAAGGAATTGGCACTTAAGGCGAAAG AGAACCTCAAGGAAGAACTTG AACAGCGAAAGGCACTATACCATTTAG TTTGGAAGAAGGCCCTGCTGTATCCTG ACTGGAGGAAGGAACAGTTCCAGCCTG CCACTGTGACTGTAAATCAGGAAATCTTTCATCAGAATAATTCTGacccagagagaaaagagaacttcAAAGAGGAAACACACGATCTATCTCTCAGGGATAAGCAAGGAGACTGCAACCTTATCACACTGAATCAGCAAGACTTCACCTCAGGAAAACATTACTGGGAAGTGGATGTTAAGGACGCTGATGAGTGGACTCTAGGCATTTATGAGAATCCCACAGACAGCAGGGAGTTATCCAAAGATCTACAAAACAAGAAATTCAGAGTCTTAGAGAAGAAAGGATGTGAATACAGGGCTCTCACCTATTGCCTCCAAAACATTTCTCTGCAAGAGTGTCTCTTGATAAAAAAGTGTCCACAAAAGATTGTGATTTTTTTGGATTATGAGGATAATGACATTTCTTTCTATGACATGAATGAGGGTACCCACATCTTCTCCTTCACCCAGGCAAGTTTCTCTGGGTCACTCTATCCTTACTTCAACCTTAAATCCATGAAGCTCTCCTTATAG
- the LOC131513990 gene encoding butyrophilin-like protein 1 isoform X1 — MLTTRTTRYQLSLELGLVVALRRSGVSRKPLAQSGCEKEMCGDVEKMVGSPGYYAGFLLPVLLLQVSTWYSTVSGFSVKGPVEPIVVLLGADAILPCQLSPEQSATHMHIRWYRAQLSPAVLVYQNGQEQSGKQMLEYRGRTELVRDSISKGGVALLIQHVRASDHGQYWCHFKDGHSSQEAVVELHVIGLGSVPRVHMMGPEDGGIRVLCSAEGWFPKPRVQWSDMMGVKLQSLTESHTQDEDGLFHVEASLVVTDSSLDNVTCSIQNPLSGQEKVSAIFLPEPFFPRMSPWKAALVGTVPVLVLLLTGISYIGWREHQAKEREVKKRKKESQERDQMENEKELALKAKENLKEELEQRKALYHLVWKKALLYPDWRKEQFQPATVTVNQEIFHQNNSDPERKENFKEETHDLSLRDKQGDCNLITLNQQDFTSGKHYWEVDVKDADEWTLGIYENPTDSRELSKDLQNKKFRVLEKKGCEYRALTYCLQNISLQECLLIKKCPQKIVIFLDYEDNDISFYDMNEGTHIFSFTQASFSGSLYPYFNLKSMKLSL; from the exons ATGCTGACCACGAGAACAACCAGGTACCAATTGTCTCTGGAGCTGGGACTTGTAGTTGCACTGAGGAGATCAGGAGTTTCCAGGAAGCCCCTGGCTCAATCTGGATGTGAGAAAGAAATGTGTGGTGATGTGGAG AAGATGGTGGGCTCTCCTGGCTATTATGCTGGcttcctccttcctgtcctcCTTCTCCAGGTGTCTACATGGTACTCAACAG TGTCCGGATTTTCTGTAAAGGGACCGGTTGAGCCAATTGTGGTTCTGCTAGGGGCAGATGCCATTCTGCCTTGCCAGCTGTCCCCTGAGCAGAGTGCAACCCACATGCACATCCGGTGGTACCGAGCCCAACTCTCCCCTGCTGTGCTTGTGTACCAGAATGGACAAGAACAAAGTGGGAAGCAAATGCTGGAATACCGTGGCAGGACAGAGTTGGTGAGGGACTCCATCAGCAAAGGGGGTGTGGCCCTGCTGATCCAACATGTCCGTGCTTCTGATCATGGCCAGTACTGGTGTCATTTTAAAGATGGTCACAGTTCCCAAGAAGCCGTTGTGGAGCTGCATGTTATAG ggttgggctctgtgcctcgTGTTCACATGATGGGGCCCGAGGATGGTGGGATACGAGTACTGTGCTCTGCAGAAGGCTGGTTCCCAAAACCCAGGGTACAGTGGAGTGACATGATGGGTGTGAAGCTACAGTCTCTCACTGAGTCTCACACCCAAGATGAAGATGGGCTCTTCCATGTGGAAGCATCTCTTGTGGTCACAGACAGCTCTCTGGACAATGTGACCTGTTCCATCCAGAATCCCCTCTCTGGTCAGGAGAAAGTGTCAGCCATCTTCCTCCCAG AGCCCTTCTTCCCCAGGATGTCTCCATGGAAGGCAGCCCTGGTTGGGACAGTCCCTGTGCTGGTACTCCTCCTCACTGGGATCAGCTACATTGGCTGGAGAGAACACCAAGccaaagaaagagaagtaaagaaaaggaagaaagaatctcAGGAAAGAGATCAGATGGAGAATGAAAAGGAATTGGCACTTAAGGCGAAAG AGAACCTCAAGGAAGAACTTG AACAGCGAAAGGCACTATACCATTTAG TTTGGAAGAAGGCCCTGCTGTATCCTG ACTGGAGGAAGGAACAGTTCCAGCCTG CCACTGTGACTGTAAATCAGGAAATCTTTCATCAGAATAATTCTGacccagagagaaaagagaacttcAAAGAGGAAACACACGATCTATCTCTCAGGGATAAGCAAGGAGACTGCAACCTTATCACACTGAATCAGCAAGACTTCACCTCAGGAAAACATTACTGGGAAGTGGATGTTAAGGACGCTGATGAGTGGACTCTAGGCATTTATGAGAATCCCACAGACAGCAGGGAGTTATCCAAAGATCTACAAAACAAGAAATTCAGAGTCTTAGAGAAGAAAGGATGTGAATACAGGGCTCTCACCTATTGCCTCCAAAACATTTCTCTGCAAGAGTGTCTCTTGATAAAAAAGTGTCCACAAAAGATTGTGATTTTTTTGGATTATGAGGATAATGACATTTCTTTCTATGACATGAATGAGGGTACCCACATCTTCTCCTTCACCCAGGCAAGTTTCTCTGGGTCACTCTATCCTTACTTCAACCTTAAATCCATGAAGCTCTCCTTATAG
- the LOC131513990 gene encoding butyrophilin-like protein 1 isoform X8, which produces MHIRWYRAQLSPAVLVYQNGQEQSGKQMLEYRGRTELVRDSISKGGVALLIQHVRASDHGQYWCHFKDGHSSQEAVVELHVIGLGSVPRVHMMGPEDGGIRVLCSAEGWFPKPRVQWSDMMGVKLQSLTESHTQDEDGLFHVEASLVVTDSSLDNVTCSIQNPLSGQEKVSAIFLPEPFFPRMSPWKAALVGTVPVLVLLLTGISYIGWREHQAKEREVKKRKKESQERDQMENEKELALKAKENLKEELEQRKALYHLVWKKALLYPDWRKEQFQPATVTVNQEIFHQNNSDPERKENFKEETHDLSLRDKQGDCNLITLNQQDFTSGKHYWEVDVKDADEWTLGIYENPTDSRELSKDLQNKKFRVLEKKGCEYRALTYCLQNISLQECLLIKKCPQKIVIFLDYEDNDISFYDMNEGTHIFSFTQASFSGSLYPYFNLKSMKLSL; this is translated from the exons ATGCACATCCGGTGGTACCGAGCCCAACTCTCCCCTGCTGTGCTTGTGTACCAGAATGGACAAGAACAAAGTGGGAAGCAAATGCTGGAATACCGTGGCAGGACAGAGTTGGTGAGGGACTCCATCAGCAAAGGGGGTGTGGCCCTGCTGATCCAACATGTCCGTGCTTCTGATCATGGCCAGTACTGGTGTCATTTTAAAGATGGTCACAGTTCCCAAGAAGCCGTTGTGGAGCTGCATGTTATAG ggttgggctctgtgcctcgTGTTCACATGATGGGGCCCGAGGATGGTGGGATACGAGTACTGTGCTCTGCAGAAGGCTGGTTCCCAAAACCCAGGGTACAGTGGAGTGACATGATGGGTGTGAAGCTACAGTCTCTCACTGAGTCTCACACCCAAGATGAAGATGGGCTCTTCCATGTGGAAGCATCTCTTGTGGTCACAGACAGCTCTCTGGACAATGTGACCTGTTCCATCCAGAATCCCCTCTCTGGTCAGGAGAAAGTGTCAGCCATCTTCCTCCCAG AGCCCTTCTTCCCCAGGATGTCTCCATGGAAGGCAGCCCTGGTTGGGACAGTCCCTGTGCTGGTACTCCTCCTCACTGGGATCAGCTACATTGGCTGGAGAGAACACCAAGccaaagaaagagaagtaaagaaaaggaagaaagaatctcAGGAAAGAGATCAGATGGAGAATGAAAAGGAATTGGCACTTAAGGCGAAAG AGAACCTCAAGGAAGAACTTG AACAGCGAAAGGCACTATACCATTTAG TTTGGAAGAAGGCCCTGCTGTATCCTG ACTGGAGGAAGGAACAGTTCCAGCCTG CCACTGTGACTGTAAATCAGGAAATCTTTCATCAGAATAATTCTGacccagagagaaaagagaacttcAAAGAGGAAACACACGATCTATCTCTCAGGGATAAGCAAGGAGACTGCAACCTTATCACACTGAATCAGCAAGACTTCACCTCAGGAAAACATTACTGGGAAGTGGATGTTAAGGACGCTGATGAGTGGACTCTAGGCATTTATGAGAATCCCACAGACAGCAGGGAGTTATCCAAAGATCTACAAAACAAGAAATTCAGAGTCTTAGAGAAGAAAGGATGTGAATACAGGGCTCTCACCTATTGCCTCCAAAACATTTCTCTGCAAGAGTGTCTCTTGATAAAAAAGTGTCCACAAAAGATTGTGATTTTTTTGGATTATGAGGATAATGACATTTCTTTCTATGACATGAATGAGGGTACCCACATCTTCTCCTTCACCCAGGCAAGTTTCTCTGGGTCACTCTATCCTTACTTCAACCTTAAATCCATGAAGCTCTCCTTATAG